GTTCTTGCGCTTTTGGCCCGTCATGTAATCTTCAAAGTTGGTGATGACGTTTTTCTGCTTGCTCACGATGAAGACGTCGGCGCCCAGATTGAAGACCTTCTCCGCCACATAGCCATTGATGCCATTCACGAACGTGACCACGGCGATCACAGAAGACACGCCGATCACGACCCCGAGCAGCGTAAGCACAGAGCGGAGCTTGTTCGCCCACAACGACTGCAGGGCGATGCGCATGGCTTCACCAATGTTCATGGAAGACGGCCTGAGTGGCTCAGTTAAGTTTACGGGATTTTCACTGGAATTGTTTCACAAGAAAACCGCTGCCGAGGACCGCCGCCGTGCGCTTCGCGAGGGTCTTGGGGTGAATTGAACACGGAGGGCACAGAGGTAACGGAGGAATGCTGTTGTAATTAGTAAGCGACTAACCGATTATTGCGACCCAACTCGTCCCTTCGAAGGTGGCGGCCAATCCCACGTGAACCCCTCTGTGCCCTCCGTGGCCTCCGTGTTCAAACTAACCACAGCTGAGGACAGCCGAAGAATCAATTTCTGCGAGCCAGTTGCGACAAGGCAAAAGCGAACGTCAGCTCCGGCTGCGGCGCCTTTGTCGGCCGGCGGTTCAGGTAGCGCTGCCTCGCCACTTCCAGCGCATCGAGCTGGACGGCATTCAGAACTTGCGGTGCGCCTATCTGCCGGGCTGCTAGGGTGACTTTAGCGAAATGCTCTACTGCCTCCATTTTCAGGTAGGCCGTGAGCAGGTCCTCGGCATAGGTCACGACACCATGATTGGCCAGCAGGATGGCCGAATGGTCAGCAATGAAGGGGCGGATGTTGGTCGTCAGCTCGGGTGTCCCGGTCGTCCCATAAGGAGCTAAAGGAACTCTTCCCAGAGTCATTACGACTTCAGCGCAGATTGGCTCTTCCAAAGCAATTCCGCTGCAGGCAAAAGCGGTCGCGGTACAAGGATGGGCGTGCACAACGGCGTTCACATCGCGGCGATCCTGGTAAATCGCCAAGTGCATCTGGATCTCGCTGGAGGCGTTGTGGCTGCCGCTGAGCTTTTTGCCCGAAGGATCGACGATCACCATGTCCCGCGCTTCCATCATTCCTTTACTGAAACCGCTGGGAGTGATCATCACGCGGCCATCTTCAAGACGCACAGAGAGATTCCCGTCAGTTGCGGCAACGAAGCCATTCTCGTGCAGCATGGCTCCGAAACGAGCGAGTTCATGCCGCATGCGCTCTTCGCTGTTGGATGAGCCGCGTAGGGTCGCTACCTGCTCACGTAACATCGCCACCTGCTGGAACGGTATGACCGCGCCCCGCAGCATGATCTCTTTCCAGTGCCCCATTACAACCTCCCGCGATGCCCTTAGATGCCACTATTACCGGCATCAATCAAGGAAATTCTGAAAAAGTAGTGAAAATTGCCAACAAATGGGGGGACTAGAGATTAACAAAGCAGCGCGCAGTTACGCGAGGGTAAATCTTCATCCAGCCACACATCCGTAATTTGGACTGCGGGTGTGTGTGCGACATTGACAAGGTTTGGGACGATAAGAACAACGATGATGAGCGGAATAACAGGAAAATTAAGAGTACTTGTGGCCGCCAGCTCTGGCAAAGGGGAGATCAGGACGTAGAGAATGGCCGCAACTACTACCACGAGCAACAGGAATTTCAGGCGGCCGCTCACAGGCATAGTGTAATGCCCCTGACAAATTCCGTCATCCGCCATTTCACCTCTGCGGCCTTTTTATTGTGGCAGATAGCGCCAAGCGCTTAGGTCTGCAAAAGTCGCGGTCTGTATGGCCTCGCGAAATACTTCCGTAACGACGCCGAGCGACGCCGCCGTAACTTGTTGCCAAAAGCTGCATCCAATAGGCTGACTACAGTCATTCGGGGGCTTTTATGAGCGTGGCCATTGTGTTCGCAGCGGTATTGGCGGTTTCCTCGATACTGCGCCTGCATGCTCAAAAGAAGCATTGAGAAAAACTCGATCGCCCTTCTCGATCCACAGTTCATCGCTTCTCCGTAGCAACCCTCTGCTCGCGTTGTCCCACAGCCTCCCCGAGCGCGGAATAGAATGGCACAGCCTCAAAACCTTGCGCGCTGCTCGTGTTTTCCCGTGTCGAAATGGCGCTGAGCATGGGACGCACCTGTGACGTCAATAGGACCGCGAGGCAGTTACAACGTAGAGTATCGAAATGGGAAATCCGCGATTTATCCGGATGGCTGCGAACATTTGCCTCTGTGCTCTTTCCTCTGCTGGTCCATTGCATGCCGGAGGGAAGCAGGAGGCATCTCCCGCATGGGTCCTGCATAAGCAGAAGGTCCAGGCAGAGAAGCTGGATTTGAGACCAGCCGAGCAGCCATGCGCGAATTGGGGATGGGTCGCGGTCGTCAGCGACATGGCAGCCGCGCGCGGCATTCACATCAGTCAGCAATACCTTATTGACCGGCTCTACGGCGGCTCGCGATGTCTCGATGCAGTTGCCGATTCTGAGGCTCTCGCCAAGGCGATCAGCCATGACTATGTCCTGCAAGATGGTCAGCAGTTTGGTCTGCAGGCACGGTTCACTCCGGGAGCGCCGGTGCAGGCCGATCCACTCATCGTGTCAGTACGTCAAAATCGGCCACTAATGCTATTGTGGCGCAATCATCCTTTCCTGCTCACGGGACTCACCTACGACGAATACATCGCCGAAACCGGAAACAAAATGTTTGTCGTCACAGAGTTGCAACTCTTCGACCCACTCGGAGAGCCAGGCAAGCGCACCGTCGTCTTCTCTCGCGATCAGGACAGCCCGGACGATATCAACGGCGTACTCGACCTGGTCGTCTATACGAAATAGTCGCAATCCGCATCTATGTAGAAGGAAGTTCAGCGAAACGAGAGTCAGACTGAACTCTGTTCGGACGCTCGATCCGAGGTCTTCATGTCACCGCTTCGCATGCTGTTTGTGGACGACGAGCCCAGCATCCGGCTCACTCTTCCGGCGATTTTGCGCATGCATGGCCACACCGTAGAAGTTGCCGCAAGTGTTTCTGAGGCGCTAACCGCCATCCAATCGAGGAAGTTTGATGTGCTCATTTCCGACCTGAACATCGGCAATGCCGGCGATGGATTCACGGTGGTCAGCGCGATGCGGCGTACGCAGCCCGAATGCGTAACCTTGATTCTGACCGGATATCCCGGCTTCGAATCTGCGCTACAGGCGATTCGCAGCCAGGTGGACGACTATCTGGTGAAGCCTACGCAAATTGAACGATTGGTCGAAACCATCGAGCGCAGGATTTCGGAGCGCACGCCTCATAAGCCTCTCCCGGTGAAACGCGTCCGTCAGATCATGGAAGAGAACCAGGATGAAATCATCAATCTGACACTTTCCTCGGTGTCTTCGTCGAGACGATTGCGGAAAGGAGACGCCAGCCGCGGTCTTCCCGAATTGGTATCGGCGCTGGTGATTGGCTTGCACCCCGGCAGAGAACGCGAGAGTTTCGCCCGGGGAGGTGTACACGGGGCTCTGCGCCGGGAGCAGGGCCGCTCGATCGACGATCTCTTTGAAGAATTTCGCGCGCTGGAACGAGCGGTCTATGAGGTCGTGCAGGAGAACCTACTGGCAGCCGACGTCAGCAACCTGGTTCCCGACCTGCGCGCTTTAAACGATCACGTGCAGGATGTCCTGCGACATGCTGTGAACGCGTTTCTCGCGCGCCACATTGCTGCGTGATTCCTCGAATCTCTCAGTTGTAAGGCAAGAACACCGAAAATGTAGTGCCATGCATTCGTCCCATCGAACTTTTGAGCCGAATCCTGCCGCCTTGTTTTTCCAGCACGCCCTCTGAAACCCATAGACCAATCCCGGTTCCGCGTTCGCCCTTTGTCGTGAAGAATGGCTCGAAGATATGGGGTCGAACGTTCGGCGGAATTCCGGGACCATTGTCAGAAACGAGCACGCGAATTCCCATCCTGCGCGAAGCCCAATCGCGACCATGCTTCACGCGAACCTTCACTACTCCACCTCGGAGCACGGCATCGACGGCATTCACGATGAGATTGGAAAAGACTTGGCGCATTTCGCCGGGAAAAGCTTTCACCGAAGCGTCGTTTTCGAGTTGTGCCTCCAGCTGTACGCCTTTGTTTTGCGCGCCGGCGTTGTACAGCTCAACAACATTGCTTACGAGCTCAGAGATTTTCACGTCGATTGGGGACGACGCTTCGCGATAAAAGCCGAGCGCCTGCTTGGCAATGTGTCCGATGCGATCCACTTCCGCCATTGCGATCTGCGTGTAGTTGCGGGCTGCCTGATCCAGCGAGGAGCTCTTGTCGATGAGGTAAAGCAGGTGGGTGACGGCCTCGAGTGGGTTGTTAATCTCGTGCGCCATGGTGCCGGCAAGACGTCCGGTGGCCGCAAGCTTTTCGGTTTTGCGCAAGGCCTCGGTTGCGCGGTTACGCTCGGTAACGTCGCGCGCAATGGTCGAAGCTCCAACGATTGCTCCCGCTGCGTTCCGCACCGGCGAGATCGCCATCGAAACTTCGACCTGCGACCCATCTTTGCGAAGCCGAATGGTCTCGATATGCTCGATCGATTCGCCGCGGCGGAGGAGCTCAAGAATGTCGGCATTCTCGTGGAGGCGATCGGAAGGAGTCAGCCGGGAAACATTGTGCCCGATCATCTCTCCAGCGGAGTAGCCGTACATTTTTTCTGCACCGCGATTCCAGCTCTTGATTTGGCCATCGAGATCCTTGCTATAAATGGCGTCTTCCGAGCTTTCTACGATCGCCGCCAGACGGCTCAGGGCTTCCTCTGCGCGCTTCTGGTCGTCGATGTCGGTGAAGGTTCCCAGCCAACGGGCAATCTCGCCTCTTTCGTTGCGCAGGGGAAGAGCGCGTCCGAGGTGCCAGCGGTAGTTGCCCGCGGAGTCTCGCAGTTTGGTTTCAACTACCAACGGAGCGCCCGATGAGAGCGATTGCTTCCATGCCGCCAGTGTTTGATCCAGATGATCAGGATGGACCCGCTCCGGCCAAGGCTCCTCTGTATTGGCAGGCGCCCCGGTGTACTCAAACCAGCGTTGGTTGAAGTATTGCGGAGTTCCATCGCGCGTGGTAGCCCACACGATCTGCGGTATGGCTTCGGCCAGAACGCGGAAGTGGGCTTCGCGCCGCCCGAGTTCACGTGCGAGAGCGTCGGAACGAGTGAGGGATGTCTCATAGGTGCGCGACAGGGCGAACAGCTCGTAGCCAATGAAGATAACGATGATCGCCGCCACTGCGAGCGCGAGCAAAATGCCGAGACGCGATGTGAAGCGTGCTGCATTGTGCGCGGAGATCTGAGCATTGTCGCGGCGTTCCTCTTCACTCGCAACCAGCGAGGCAAAGTTATCGCGGATGTTGTCCATCAGGAACTTGCCGCGTGCGTTGTCGATCTCGGCTGCGGCAGTAGCTCCCGCTCGACGCTGGTGGATGGCATCTTCAGCAAATTTGTGCCACTCGTCGAAGGCTGTCTTGATATGGGAAACGTGCTGTTCCTCTTGTATGTCTTCTTCTTCAATCAAGTCATCGAGCCCTTGCAGCGCGGCGTCGACTTTGGGTCCGGAACGCTGGTACGGCTCTAAGAAATCCCGGCTCTCGGTCGCGAGATATCCGCGTACACCGGTCTCCATATCGAGAATCAAGGCCAGACTCTGATAACTTTGGGTAACGATCTGACCTGCGTGCTGTACAGCATGATCCGCTGCTACGACCTGGCGAACTGCCCACAACAGCGCCGCACAGAACAGCGCCACCATCAGGAACGGCAAGACGATCGCCACCACGAGAGCACGGCGAAAACGCGAACGGTCAAGCGGCGACGAGGTTCGCAGATAAGAACGTCGTTCGTGATTGTTGGCCGGACCTTTCGTTTTTTCTGATCGTCCTGAACCGGGACCGGGTTCTGCGTTGGACGCAGGAAAACTACGGACTTCAGACGGTAGAACCACGGGGAACCTGCAATTACTGGCCTAAAGGAATTCTTATATTAGACCAGTGTATCTGCGCGCGCGAAGATCGAGGGCCATTTGGATTAAGTTCTTCTGCCGCCTAACTATGGTGGACCCGCCGGGCATAGGCCGCTGTCAGTAACGTCCGCCTGCTACCGGATGGGCTGATCAGATAGCCGTTAAGATCATCCGCTACCGCGGACGATACTGACCCACAGACCTCCATTCACTCCATTCATTATTTCCCAATACAGAACGTGCTGAAGATCAGGTTCAGGATGTCGTCGGTTGTGGTCTGGCCGGTAAGAGCATCGAGCGCTTCGAGGGCCGAATGCAAATCCATCAGCAGCATCTCGTGAGGTATACGAGTGCGCACCGCATTTTCCGCCGCTGACAGTGCGCTGAGAGACTCTTCGACCAGCTTTCTTTGCCGCAGATTGGTGATAAAGCCGCTTTCCTGCTGCTCGCGCGCATTTCCGCCGCCTTCGGCAACAATGCGCTCGCGGAGTTCGCTAATGCCTTTGCCCGAGAGCGCTGACGTGCGAATCTCCGGAAGGTGGTTTCGGCCCGCCACAAATTCCGTTTCGGAACTAAGATCGATCTTGTTCCGCACCAGGACTCTTTTCCGTCCTTCGGTCGCGTCGAGCAGGCGTTGTTCTTCTTCGGGGTGTTGAGCGGAAGTGTGATCCCGGACGACAAGAACGATATCTGCATCCGCCAATGCCTCATAGGCTTTGCGGATACCGATTTCTTCCGCTTCGTCCGCCGCCGCGCGAATTCCCGCCGTGTCGACCAGCCGGATCGGAATTCCCGAAATGGAAACGGTCTCCGTAACGAGGTCGCGCGTAGTCCCCGGAAGGGTAGTGACAATGGCGCGCTCACGCTCTACTAGCCGGTTGAAGAGGCTGGACTTTCCCACATTGGGACGGCCTATGATGGCGAGCGTGAGTCCGTCGTGCACGACGCGCCCGTATGCAAAAGACTCCGCCAGCGCAGCAAGCGGGGTTCGAATCTCGTGAATGGCAGCGAGTATCCGCTCGTCGGCAAGAACACCTACATCGTCTTCGGCAAAGTCAATGCCGGCTTCGAGCAGTGCAATTAACTCGACGAGCTTCTTCTTTATCGGCGCAATTCGACGCGAAAGCGCGCCTTCAAGTTGCTGTGCAGCTGCCTTAGCCTGAAAGAGCGTCTGCGACTCGATCAGATCGCGCACGGCTTCTGCCTGTGTGAGATCGATCCTGCCATGCAGGAAGCCCCGCATTGTGAACTCCCCCGGCTCCGCAAGGCGTGCGCCGCGATTCAGCGCCTGCTCGACTATGTGCTCCAGCACTACCGGCGCGCCGTGAGCCGAGATCTCAATGACATCTTCGGTTGTGTACGAATGCGGATTCCCGAAGAAGGTAACAACAATTTCATCGACGCGCTCACCCGAGGTCGCGTCGATCAACTCGCCGAAAACAGCTCGTCCTGCTTCCAGCGGCCTCTTCAGGCGCAACAGAGGCTCGACAATGCTTCGCGCGTCGGTTCCGCTGAGCCGCACCACACCAATACCGCCGCGCCCCGGCGGCGTAGAGACCGCGACAATGGTGTCGTCCAGATGCACTTGGAAATTCTAACCATTGCGTTTGAAGAGCTCGCACCGGATATCTTGCCGGTCGCGCCGTTATGGCTTAATGCCAAGCTCGCTCGCCTGAGCTAGCAGCCTGTCGAGCTGAGTGAGCGCAGCTTGAGCAGCTTCAGTCGCCTGCTTGGTTGGAGCAGCGTCGGCGCTCTCAACAACTCCGAGCAAGTGCGAGAGTGACGTGCTGACTTGGCGTAGCGTGACTCCACTTGGCGAAGGTGCGCCTTCCTCTTCCTGTCCGCGCGCTGCGCCGGCGAGTTCCACGAGCTTGCGATCGAGGTCTGGATTCGACTGCTGCTTCAGCTCAGCGCGGCGTTGATCGATCTGCCGCAGCGCGGAGCCGGCACGCTCCATGGCGTCATAGATGCGCCTTGCCAGAGTGAATTGCTGAACAAAAACCTGCTGCGTGATTTTCACTCTCGGATCAGGCGCGACCTGCAGTGGCTGCTCGTAGCTCTTGCCTGAAACTGTGAGTCGCACACGATAAGAGCCCGGAACCACTAAAGGACCTTGCGGCAACGGCTCTGTCGTCAAGTTCGCGACCGCCATCGCATACCCTCCACCTCCACGAGGTGGCGCATACCGCAAGTCCCAAACGAAGCGATGCATACCGGATTCTGCCGAGAGTATTTCCGGTTTTGGGAGCCAGTAATTTGGAAACGGTGGCGGCACGCGAGGGGCAGACGGCCGGTCTGTACTCGAATATCGGCGAACTAAGTTCCCGGAAGCGTCGATAATGTCGAGACTCACATCACCGACAGGCTGGAGTTCGTGCCGCAGGTAGTAGTCAATCAGTGCGCCAGCTGGTGGATTTTCACCATGCGGCTCTTCGGGCGGCAATGGCGTGTCGTTGTTAACACTCCTGCGAACCCGGTAGACCTTGGCGGGTTTGAACACAAAGACTTGATCATCACCAAAACCAGGTGTCAGTTGGCGCAAAGGAGTGACGTTATCCAGTACCCAAAATGAGCGACCATGGGTCGCTATAACTAGATCGTTGTCTTTAACCTGTAAATCGTGAATTGGAGTGTTAGGGAGATTGAGCTGGAGAGAATTCCAGTGATTCCCATCGTCGATGGAAAAGAATACGGTTGAGTCGGTTCCAGCAAACAGCAAGCCCTTCTTTACAGGGTCTTCCCTGACCGCACGAACAGTTAATTGGGCCTGATCGAGACCCTCCAGCCGCGTTGTCAAACCTGCGTAGACACCTTTTCGTTGGATTACACAATTGTTTGGAGTACTCGCATCGATGCAAGTCACGATCTTCGTCCAAGTCTTTCCGTAATCGTGCGTGCGATAGATCCACGGCGACATGTCATCAAGCCGATGACGATCCACAGCAACGTATGCGGTTCCCGCTTCGAAGTGACCAGCATCGATCATGCTGATCTTGCTCCAGTCGCTCAGTCCGGGAGGCGTGACGTTGTTCCAAGTTTTGCCGCCATCGCGAGTGAGCGAGACCACACCTGTATCGCTTCCGGTCCAGATGACGTTCTCATCCAGCGGAGACGGAGCGACGGTGTAGATCACGCCGTAGCCGCGCGCTTTGGCATTGCTGATCGTCGCAGGCCCAGATTGCGGATTCTTCGGCTCAAAGCCGGTGAGGTCCGGACTGATCTGCTGCCAGCTCATGCCGCGATCCGTTGAGCGCAGCAGAT
This is a stretch of genomic DNA from Terriglobales bacterium. It encodes these proteins:
- a CDS encoding ABC transporter permease yields the protein MNIGEAMRIALQSLWANKLRSVLTLLGVVIGVSSVIAVVTFVNGINGYVAEKVFNLGADVFIVSKQKNVITNFEDYMTGQKRKN
- a CDS encoding class II aldolase/adducin family protein, which gives rise to MGHWKEIMLRGAVIPFQQVAMLREQVATLRGSSNSEERMRHELARFGAMLHENGFVAATDGNLSVRLEDGRVMITPSGFSKGMMEARDMVIVDPSGKKLSGSHNASSEIQMHLAIYQDRRDVNAVVHAHPCTATAFACSGIALEEPICAEVVMTLGRVPLAPYGTTGTPELTTNIRPFIADHSAILLANHGVVTYAEDLLTAYLKMEAVEHFAKVTLAARQIGAPQVLNAVQLDALEVARQRYLNRRPTKAPQPELTFAFALSQLARRN
- a CDS encoding response regulator, with the translated sequence MSPLRMLFVDDEPSIRLTLPAILRMHGHTVEVAASVSEALTAIQSRKFDVLISDLNIGNAGDGFTVVSAMRRTQPECVTLILTGYPGFESALQAIRSQVDDYLVKPTQIERLVETIERRISERTPHKPLPVKRVRQIMEENQDEIINLTLSSVSSSRRLRKGDASRGLPELVSALVIGLHPGRERESFARGGVHGALRREQGRSIDDLFEEFRALERAVYEVVQENLLAADVSNLVPDLRALNDHVQDVLRHAVNAFLARHIAA
- a CDS encoding PAS domain S-box protein, which translates into the protein MAIVLPFLMVALFCAALLWAVRQVVAADHAVQHAGQIVTQSYQSLALILDMETGVRGYLATESRDFLEPYQRSGPKVDAALQGLDDLIEEEDIQEEQHVSHIKTAFDEWHKFAEDAIHQRRAGATAAAEIDNARGKFLMDNIRDNFASLVASEEERRDNAQISAHNAARFTSRLGILLALAVAAIIVIFIGYELFALSRTYETSLTRSDALARELGRREAHFRVLAEAIPQIVWATTRDGTPQYFNQRWFEYTGAPANTEEPWPERVHPDHLDQTLAAWKQSLSSGAPLVVETKLRDSAGNYRWHLGRALPLRNERGEIARWLGTFTDIDDQKRAEEALSRLAAIVESSEDAIYSKDLDGQIKSWNRGAEKMYGYSAGEMIGHNVSRLTPSDRLHENADILELLRRGESIEHIETIRLRKDGSQVEVSMAISPVRNAAGAIVGASTIARDVTERNRATEALRKTEKLAATGRLAGTMAHEINNPLEAVTHLLYLIDKSSSLDQAARNYTQIAMAEVDRIGHIAKQALGFYREASSPIDVKISELVSNVVELYNAGAQNKGVQLEAQLENDASVKAFPGEMRQVFSNLIVNAVDAVLRGGVVKVRVKHGRDWASRRMGIRVLVSDNGPGIPPNVRPHIFEPFFTTKGERGTGIGLWVSEGVLEKQGGRIRLKSSMGRMHGTTFSVFLPYN
- the mnmE gene encoding tRNA uridine-5-carboxymethylaminomethyl(34) synthesis GTPase MnmE → MHLDDTIVAVSTPPGRGGIGVVRLSGTDARSIVEPLLRLKRPLEAGRAVFGELIDATSGERVDEIVVTFFGNPHSYTTEDVIEISAHGAPVVLEHIVEQALNRGARLAEPGEFTMRGFLHGRIDLTQAEAVRDLIESQTLFQAKAAAQQLEGALSRRIAPIKKKLVELIALLEAGIDFAEDDVGVLADERILAAIHEIRTPLAALAESFAYGRVVHDGLTLAIIGRPNVGKSSLFNRLVERERAIVTTLPGTTRDLVTETVSISGIPIRLVDTAGIRAAADEAEEIGIRKAYEALADADIVLVVRDHTSAQHPEEEQRLLDATEGRKRVLVRNKIDLSSETEFVAGRNHLPEIRTSALSGKGISELRERIVAEGGGNAREQQESGFITNLRQRKLVEESLSALSAAENAVRTRIPHEMLLMDLHSALEALDALTGQTTTDDILNLIFSTFCIGK